In Panicum virgatum strain AP13 chromosome 5K, P.virgatum_v5, whole genome shotgun sequence, the genomic window GCAGCCCGCAGCGGATGCATGCCCATGCATGCAACCGGCTGGGTTATTAGCCCTTCTCTGAGCAAAGACTTGCAGAGGGAAAATGTCCTTTTTgccttgaattcaaatacaacgGAGAGAGGGCAACGTCTGAACCCTGAAATTGCCGTCCAAATTCCAATCCAAGAACAGGGCATCTTCATGAGAACGAGGCTGTAAATAGAGGGGGTGCACTGTGCCCACCTGTTGGACGACCTAGATTCCTAGACTGTTCGAGTGCCGGTCCGGTAGGCTAGACTCCAAGCCAAGGAGGCGCCCCGTTCCAAACGGCGTTGGCTACTTGACTTGGGGTCAATTGTTAGGCCTTGACTTGGCCCAGGTAATTTGCCAACAGAATAATCAACGGCCCTTGGAACAGCAAATTTCTTGATGGTGATATCGATAGGGAACAAACAGTCAATCTTCACGAGCTTTCCGTTAAGATTTCGTGTGGTTGACAAGTAGCAGCGCTTCTATACAGATAGGGCTGTCCATGTCGGCaacgtatcaggtgcaaactaatttcttcgtgcaaactatgaaaacttcaatcaAAATTATTGAAATCAATATCCAAGGGATATGgaggattgggtaattttacaacCTGGACCTGCCCTTGAATTGAGTAATCACACTTTTACAAATTCCCCCTCCCACATCTCTGCTCCTCTtcctttggatgttgatctgatgacccggattgaagttttcatagtttgtaCGGAGAGATTGGTTTGAACTTGATATGTTGCCGTCCATATCAGCCGCTAGAATTATCGATCTTCCAACGGGTGGGTGCTCTGCTGGTGCGACAAATGTGTGTTATgggttgcagacttgcagttgTAGAGTCAATCTTTGAAGGTAACGTATGCAATTATGGTTAACAAGGGTCACCAAGTCGCATCTTCTATCTTCTTTACTCAATTAAATGGGTACAATCAataataacaacaacaacaacatagtcttttgtcccaagcaagttagagtaggctagagatgaaacccaaaagacacaaaggtcacgGTTCAGGCACGCTGATAGCCAGtctctatccaaagctatctcttcagagatattccaatccttaaggtctttCTTAACCGACTCGTCTCAAGTTAAATGGGCACAATATCGtgccaaatatttttttaaggaAAAATGGTCCCATGACCTGTCGTTTCTATGAAGAGTCCCACCACAAGATGCATGATCCTATGACTCAGGTTCATCTGAGctttgttacatttttaatTAAGCCTCGAGATACTTGTAATACTAGTaggttttgtaaaaaaaatcccAATAACCCTTCATTCATCACATCAAATTTGTTAGATGTTGGTCACATCATCAGTTTTACCggaagagggagagaggaacTTCAAAGAAACGCGTCCCTACCTCGTAATCGTGGCCTTGTGGTCACCGTCAATCCTTTTCCAGCACCAAACCCTGCTGGCCACCTCACTCACCCCCAGGCCCCACCTCTTGCATTTGCATCCTACACGCTGTCCCCGTGGGCCCCGCCGCAATTATCAAGCCCTAATCACCCTGGAATACCCCCTAACCGCCTCTAAAACCCCACAAAACCCGAAATTAATAATCGTAACCGCCCCGCGCGACAGTTCAGGCCAGGCTGTTAGGTACCCAATCCCCACTTTCCCCTATAAATCCCAGCCCCCTCGCCTCCCGCAACCCCATTCCTactcgccgcctccacgcctccGAGCCACCCCAAAACctagcgccggcgccgccacctcgtCGTCCGGATCCTCCGCGCCCCCAGCAGCAGCGATGGCCCGCCTCTCCGCAGCCGCCGTGATCGCCTCCTTcgtggccgtggccgcgctggccaccgcggcctccgccgccgatgcGCCGGCCCCCGCACCGGCCTCCGGCGCGGGCGCCCTCTCGGCGCCGCTCTCCGTGTGCTGCCTGGCCGCGCTCCTCGCGGCCGTCCTCCGCCActgagccggcggcggccgcctctcCCCTCCCGCGTCCGCGTCTTCGTCAGATCTAGTAGTACAGTGGTAGCGAGAGTCTCTTAGTGGTAGTAGCAGTGTTCTTAGCGGTGGTGGCAGTGTCGTGGTGGGGAGAGGCCATTGTGCTTTGGTGTCCGCCGGGCCGATGGATCTGAGGGTTTTCGTCTGGGGATTTCGAGAGCTTTTTTTGTTGGGTGGATTTGATTTGATTAGCATGGTTGGTGTGAGTCAATTCCTATTATTTATTGTGTGCGTTTGTGTACCTATAGTGCTCAGTGGCTCTGAgagtattattattatttattatttattgttGATTTATGATATTATTATTCTTGtgtattttcttttttgttcgGTTTCATGTAGATTTATGCTTGTGTCGCCGAAGAAAAGTAGATTTATGCTTGCGATCCTCCGAGTTCACTGAAATTTCACTAGATGCTTCAAACTGGCGTTAAATCCTATGTGCAATCTGGATGGGTCTGCATAGATTGATTCTGCGTGACAACTCTGACTAGGATGGGTTGGGCACACATCCGCCCTGTCTAGGACAACAGATTCCGGACGCTGCGTCTGCGAGGTGTGTGGCTTGGGCATGCCCTGATGAGAATCTGAGCAGAATGATATGATCTGGTATGGAATTTGACAATTTGTGTGTGTGGCGTGCCCAGCATTCGTGTTCCCCGGTAGAGGAAGATTAAAAGCTTGAGACCGAGGCTGCTTAGAGGCAAAGCAAGCAAGCACACGCAGTACGTGTGTGATCGATCGCGCGAGGCCGCGCCAGAGCGGGGACGGAGATGCTTGTACGGGTGGTGGTCCTCCTGTTTGGACAGCACATGGGCGGCGGTTGGGGGTTCGTTGTGACCACCTGGACACATGGGGTACGCCCCCGCCACCCAGGGAAATAGCGCAAGCACATCAACAGCGACCGCATTAGACTGTCCGCAGTGGGAATCTGTATAGCCATACTGAAGTTAGTACCagtttagaagaaaaaaaatagctgCAGCGGGTGCTGTAAATTGACTCTGTATCATTTCGGATGGTCTCTGGCATTGGAAGTGCAGCGCGGTACGGACGACACCGGAAACGTCAATGCGCGGGGCCCCTTCGTCCTTCGCGTGCTCGTTCCCAACCTCCCGCCACTGTGCTGGACCCCTCCGCCTTGCTCGCCCTCCTCTCATTCCGCGGCAGCAAGGATTTgggaggaggggcggagcagccggcggggcgccgccgcgccatggcctccgGCGCGCGCAGATCCGCCCGGCGGGGCGCTGCCGCGCGCAGATCCAGCGTCGTGCGGGCCTCCGCCGAgacagagagaggagggagggagcgtGCCAAGGAGGGAGGCGGGCCGGAGGGAGGGCGTGGCGCGCCGGGCAgggccggagcaggggaggtTTGCCCCACCGTGGTTGCCCCGCCGTTCGCGCGTCGCCGTTGCCATGGTCGCCACTCCGTGCTTTGCGCGCGCCACCGTGGCCGTGGTCGTGGCCCTCGCCGTGGTCGCCACTCTAAGCCGTGCGCCGCCTCTGCTGTCCGCCGCAGCCGCGCGGGAGGCCTCTGCTCGGGCGGCGCCGAGGCCACCTTTCAGCAGCCCACCTACCGCAGCTCTCTGGAGGCAGCCACCGGCAGCCTTGCCGTGGCTGCTTcgccgcggggcggcggccgcggagcagCCCCCCACTGCGTTCCAGCCGCACCGCGCGCAGGCTGCACTGCAGCAGCTCGCCGTCGGGGCCGCCGCTGGGGGAGGCCTCACGCGCGCCTCCGCGGCCTgtccgcgccgccgagccctcCCGCACCGCCGTCCCGCCTGCCCGCACACGAGCTGCCCCGCGAGCCGTGATGGGGGCGGGAGCGCCGGCGAgacaggagggagggagagcgggGGACGGCGTTCGGGTGCGGAGGGAGCAGAGCCGCGAGCAGGGGAGCAGGGCCGCCGCTGGGGAGGGCCGCTGCGGAGCCGTGCCGCTGCCCAGCCGCGCCGAAGCAgctccccctcgccggcgcggaggATGAGGGAGCCCTGCTCCAGCTCGGCGCTGTGGAGGGAGCAGCGAGTGGGCGGCCGTGGCCGAGGGCGGGCGGATCcagcgcggcggggcgggggggaaatgcgccgccgccctcgcctgcTTGCCGAGGGATCGAGCTCGAGGGGGCGTCGGCtgcggcggagcggagctccCCCGGCGagccgtggcgcggcggcgcggcgggcaggGATAGGTCGGcgttgaaagtgcatctaggcccctaaattgattttggtgattcttaAAATCACAATTTGGGATATGATGCTTTCAATAAGATGTGTGCAGGAATAAATGAAAataatcaagaagaagatgaaaggaAGGCCCCCAATTCAAATTCTACACATGGTGGATCCTATCAGAGTTTAATTCTAATTTTCGGTTTGAAATTGAGTCTAGGAccaccgtactatcaagggggatgCGCTTGATTGCTCTAGATTGTTAAAAGTGCATTATTGAGATGAACTTTACACTTGAGAGAGACTTTTTCGCTCACAAAACACTTTGCACAGCTGTTTTCAGCACTGGCCGGATAATCCGGTCCTAGGCCGAATGATCCGGCCTGTTCAGCCGAACCTCTCTATCCacggccggatgatccggaccctGAGCCCGAAACTCTCTGTCCATCTCCGGATGATCTGGACCTGGAACTTTCTGGACATCTTTTCTAGTTAAGATAAGGGGTTTTTGTGAGTgtgaccggatgatccggaacTTTGCCAGATGATACGGACTTGGGAGTTTTCGAGTGTGTTTTAGCCTATTCTGTTACCGTCCCGGATCATCCGAACtaacaccggatgatccggacctcaCAGAAAACACACATAACGGTCACTTTTGGGGGGtggggctataaataccccttcaccccCTTCTTTtgtctctctcttctctcccgaCCAATTCAGCTCCAAAAGCACTCATTCCTTCATTCTCCTCCATCCAAAAACTAGATTCGTGCAAGGATTCACCTAGGGATTGAGAGGAAGTGAGATTTGGGAGTTGGTTTGTGAGCATCTCACGAGTTTTCGCGTGTTCATCTCAAGAAGCACTTGAAGCAACCTCGATTCGTCGATTCACGTTCTTTACTCTTGGAACTTTGCTCCTAGACGGTTAGAGGTGCCGGTGAGCTCCCATTCCTTTGTGGTTGAGCCTCCGGAAGTTTGTATTTTCCCCTCTCTTCGTGAGAACAATCGTAAGTGACTCAATCCTCCTACGTGGTTGATTGGGCGAGGAaaaaagggttatagggcaaccctgctcttcgtgagcccctcaacggagacgtagctccTTCGTGGAGTGAACTTCGGGATAAATCTTGTGTTTCCTTTACTTTTGTTCTTCATAGTGTTCTCCATATTGTTCTTGAGCTCGTTTTGACCCGATCTACTTTTTAGTAGCATATCTCTTGCGTAGAACTTTTTTACAGGCTTGTTTACTTCGTTTGTCAACTTTGTATTCAAAGAGAATCGTCAAAAGCTAAGTAGATTTCAAATCTCATACAAGATTCCTTTCGCCTGCCGGATCATCCGAAGTTACGTAGGATCATCCAAACCTGGGAAGTCCGGAAGATCCGACgtaaggccggatcatccgggcctGACGTTTTTACTGTCAAGTTTTTCAGGAAATTTTTGAAcaggcctattcaccccccctctaggcctaGTGTCGATCCTTTCAGGCGTGTTGAGCAGGAGGatggggaggaggacggcgtGTTGAGCAGGAGGatggggaggaggacggcgtGTTCCAGGCTTCCAGTCCCGTCGCGGAGCCCCCGccgaggagggaggggggcgtcggcgtcggggaggaaggccggaggagggggcgccgccatCGCGTGGGGAAAGAGAAGGgatgagagagaggggggggcgacggggttggtggagtgGGAgggataaaaaaattaaatagtgTATGACAGGTGGGCTCCGCGTGCTGGTAGTTGATAGAGTAGGAGATAGACAATGAACGGGTGCAGCGAAACTGAATATAGAGAAGAGAATCTTAATGACTAGATAAGAATATTCCTTTTAGAAAATAAATTTGGAGTACTACGAGTGCGGACAGCCTTACGAGGGCTTTCTAGAATTTTCTGCGTGGACTGCCGCACTATTCTTCATTGGAATCCTGTGAATTCCAACTCCAACGAATTAAACGACGCTACTGATGGAATCTTCTGTGagccttgttcttttcaagaGGTATTCCACTGGTATTGTTGTTTTTCCCTGAGAAATCTGACCTTGTTGCCGCTGCGATTCGTTCGGTTATAatcactctgttctgctggctgcttctccagccaattaataatattttttttcataccAAACTAGCACTAGCCACTAGTAATTTTCTCTCGCAACAAATCAGTACCAGCCGCAGCCAGCGGAACAGAGCGAATAGAAAAGAAGGGCCCTCTGGTCATGCTCTTTGTTACCTGGGCTTTTCCAGGTGAACTCGACGACGAAGCCCATCAGAGACCAAAACGAATAAACGATAACCATTTTTAGACGGAGTCTTGGGGTCTAATTGCCGGCCCTCTAAGCATAGCCAACAACTAAACTTATTATTACTAGACGCTAAAAAGTTGATTTCAAAGATCATGATAATACTACTACCTCCTAAAAGAAGATAGTCATCAAGATGTGCTGAGAATATCTCATCAAACGAAAACAGGCAAACAGGCAGGTAAGAGCTGTCGAAACTGGGGCATAAACTAATTATAAATCTGAGATGAGCAACAATAAACTTTAACTTATAATCTTATTCCCTTTCACTGACGAACTAGGCATATCGACAAGATAATCTGCTTATTTGTGACAAGAATCAAAATAATGGGCGAAACAAAAATGACTTCCTTCTCCAATGGAAGGTCATCGCACCACCTATCCCATATTTCGAAACTAACTAAACCGTTCAGCTTGCTTTTTTTTCCCCCACCACCGCCAGCCTACCCCACGGACAAAAAAGAGAGGACCCCAGATCAGGAGCTAATCCAAGTAGAAAAGCGTCACGATCTTCCGAAGGTTCTTGGCCTCCTGGCATGTCTCCATCAGCAGCTTGCTGTCATGGAACGCGAAGCAGATCACCTGTTGGACCTTCGAGATGATGTCCATGTTGCATAACCTGAAGATTACAAGAGTTGCCATTACTGATTTAGAGAAAACATGACTTGTCTTTCAGTCCATGTAGAAGATAGTTAAGACTCCGACGAACAAGCAAAAACACAGATGCTTGTCTTCTAGAATACAACAGATAAACCCAAAAAAATTATGACCTGTCACAGTAATAGAGTAGTATCAAGAATTGACTCAACTAGGACTATATATGCATACCCCATGAACAGACCCCAATCTAGAGCTATAGTTCATGTCATTAACCTGTCCAATGCTTGCTTTGATTCAGTGTCATTTATTCACATAATTCGTTCAGTAAATGAGGCAGCAGATACTCTGCAAAATCTATAAAACGTAGTGTTGGTTTGGTAATGGCGTTATGCAGTTATGGATAGTATCTAAACCATCTGTGACAATCAATGAGTTAAACAAAGTGATGTATGTTTTGTAAAGCACAGTACCTATTCCATGCAATCTCTGGAAAGTGCCGGAAATAAATGATACACTAATCAGGCATGAACCGAATATGTATATCCACACCATTGGTGACAAAAATATACAGTATAGGAAAAAATATGAGCAATTTGAAAAGGTAGCTGACTGACCTGCTAGCCTCAATCAATGGTAAATGGTCATACTGTGGCTTCTCAATCAAGTTTTGTACCTACAAAGTTTACAAAACGTTACTGAAGCatttcaaatttatcatatgGAAATAGAACATCAGCAGGATGCTATTTAACTCTTGAGGCATACTATTGGAATTAACACATATGACAGTGGATGCCTATTGCCTAATAATCTAGCTATCGCAAGAATCTCAGATTGTAGGATAATGCTGATGTATTCTGAACAATTCATACAACATATGGTGAGACATTTCTAACCAAGCAATCACATTGAATTTTAAGCATATTTACGATCCACTTGATAAGGATAGCAACAAAACAGCCTAAGGATCCAAAAGAAAAATACACATTGAATTTGAAGCATATTTATGATCAACTTGATAAGGATACTGTCATACAACATAAACGAAGGTTAGTGGTAACAGCAGAATTAGTTCAGAGGTTTGCAGCGAAAATAAATAGAATGCTCTCTTGGTGAAGGATGAATCAAGTCAACTATTTATCTTTGTAACACTCTATAGTGTATACAGACAAGCATACACTATTCTCTTTCAATAACAATAAAGAAGCACAATGTTCTCCTTAAGAATGTTTACATGTACGATCAGAGGAGATCATcatgataaaaaaaatgattGTAAGACCTAACTCAGAGGTGATAATACGGAACTGCCTCTGTCCCCAAAAAAGTCATTCTAGAAATTCTATGATAGATGAACAAGGAGGTAAAATGACCTTGTTCGCCCTATTTATTAGCCATATTTGGCAATAACTGATTCCTGCATGCACATGTCCAATTTAAATGGGGTAAAATGACTTGGTTtatgggacaaattttgaatcataGAATGACTTGATTTTTGGGACGGAAGGAGTATTTTACTGTAAAACAAGTATCATTAATCATCAGCTCATTGATTGAAAAACACAAGGAAGCTCCTGCATTTTGCATACAACCATCATCATCATGACTGCATCACTTCAAACACTATATGATTACAAACATGAGTCATACAAAGCATGGGTACACCTTTTTACTaagaaattttccaaaaccgtgTCAATATGCTAAAAATACTGTGATGAACAGTCTATCAATACAAATCACTAAATGCCAATACTAATATATAGAAGAAAGGGTATATTGGCGCGCATAGGGCTCTATAGTCTATACTAACAGGTCTGGAACTAATTTTGACTAGAAATGTCCCATAActttgtgtcaatatgctgaaAATACTGTGATGAGCAGTCTATCAATACAAAATCACTAgccaataaaaaatatatagaaCAAAAAGTATATTGGAACATGTAGCAATCTATGGTTGTGATTGGTAGGGTGGCCAACCCCCTAGCCATGCTTATGTAATGCAGCCTAGCAGTGTTTGGTTCCCTACACAGCGTACTCAGCCTGGCCTGCGCAATGCAAAATGGGGCCTCCGGCCTGGCTTACCGAAAATGAAATTTTGCTGTGTTTCCAGCCAATGCAGGCTGGCTAGAGCGTGCAGGCTTCAACTAGTGGATCACGTCACCTGTCTCTCGCTCTCAGCATTGCCATGGCTTTGCTACAACTTGCGCTGGTATGTGTAGCTCAGCTGACAACGACGCTAAAGCTGCGAACTTCCGTTGCCGAGGCCATGCTCCGATGCTGCATATTCCAGATCTCCTCCCCGCTTCTTCCTTGCCATCGCCCATCGTTGCGTTGGTGCCATGTCTAAGCGGCTAGGCATCCAGACACAGCATTGCCGGTGGCGAGGATGTGGCTGTCGCCTTTACCACCAGGAACCAGAGCGTAGCGGCACTGATCATGTCGTGCGCGTCACTGCTCGGCTTGCACAGGGACCACAACATCGTCGCGGGCTGGTGGCCAACACCATTGGCTGctgatgcttttttttttcttcgcgTGCATCTGATGTGATTTGATTTGCCGACCCAAAAGAGCTGACGGACATCCTTGTGCAGTAGATGGATTTGGTTGGATTAGGATGCTCACAGTCAATATTAATTTGATTGCAAACGATGTGTATTGCCACGTGCACGCCAGCCATTCGACAAAATTTCTCACCCATGAGAAGTTACTAGAATATCAAATTCTTACCTGTTGTTTTGTCAACTGTTTTTTTTATATGCtcagtttttttcttcttaatttTACGATTTGGACACAGCTGAGCAATCCAACAACAATCCTGACAAGAAGTGACGCCTGAAACTGACCTTAGTACAAAAAAGGTGAGTGTAGCCAAAACAATCCAAGCAACCAAACAAGATCTTTCTAATGCAGGCTTAGCTAACCCATGTAACAAAACACGACTAGATTGCATTGTCCTAGCCTGGTTTAGTTTCTATCCAGGCCTGTTCTAAACCAAGCAACCAATCACAACCTAACAGGTCTGGAACTAATTTTGACTAGTAAATGACCAATTCAGGATAGAAATAACAGGAAGTCTTACTTTAGACAACAGTTCTTGGCTTTCAGGAGGCTGCTTCTTTAGACTTTGAGGTAAAATTACAGTGAGCAACTCTGGCTTTTCAGCTCTTAAGGCGCCCCTGATAACAGCTGCATTAGTTCCGGAAGCCCCAGACGTGAATATGTGATTTTTCTGCAATTTTAACAAATATTACGAACAATGCTAGAGGACTCAAAAATCATACGATTGGCAACGACACATAAATCAGGAGATCATATGAATGACAATGGCACATAAATAAGGGACATACTGTTATGACCATAGCATAGCTCAGGATCTCAATAAGCTGTTGATGCATGAACCCCATGTTGCGGGTTCCAAAGAAACCTATTGCACGAGGTCCTTGCTGCTGGATAGCCAACAGCTCCTGCACGACCACCAATTAAATGAGACCAGTTTGCAGGACAAATT contains:
- the LOC120709567 gene encoding uncharacterized protein LOC120709567 isoform X1; protein product: MTMAGSCAAAPVAGLPSLRTPPPANLRLGGFSYCSSAARSPGGALLGWTQEAKKQTTTPPAVARLNRLLCGYMRRDGHEGYVTSQGRDDAIMFGPDDDGLKIPTQTETLVKGTAMVAEPENKAIPDLDYLQELLAIQQQGPRAIGFFGTRNMGFMHQQLIEILSYAMVITKNHIFTSGASGTNAAVIRGALRAEKPELLTVILPQSLKKQPPESQELLSKVQNLIEKPQYDHLPLIEASRLCNMDIISKVQQVICFAFHDSKLLMETCQEAKNLRKIVTLFYLD
- the LOC120709567 gene encoding uncharacterized protein LOC120709567 isoform X2, producing MRRDGHEGYVTSQGRDDAIMFGPDDDGLKIPTQTETLVKGTAMVAEPENKAIPDLDYLQELLAIQQQGPRAIGFFGTRNMGFMHQQLIEILSYAMVITKNHIFTSGASGTNAAVIRGALRAEKPELLTVILPQSLKKQPPESQELLSKVQNLIEKPQYDHLPLIEASRLCNMDIISKVQQVICFAFHDSKLLMETCQEAKNLRKIVTLFYLD